TCCGCAACCTGACCTCGCCTTTCTGGCGATCGTCGCTGAAGGATCCGGCGCGGCGGTGCCTGGTGCCGGTCACCGGCTTTTGCGAGTGGGAGGGGGAGAAAGGCGCCAAACGCGAGCATTGGGTTTCGCTTCGGCTTCCGGTTTTCTTCCGAAGTTTGCCTAGCCGTTGCATGGGATCGACACCGTCCTGCGGTTGGGTTTCGCAAGCGGCCCGGGGGGAGATTGCCGGACATTTCTGTGCAAGACCGCGTCCAACGAGGACGAACTCGCTAACGAGGAGAGGGCATGACCAAGCTCAACAGGTTTATTCGACGTTATACGTCAATCGCCGCAACGATTGATATCCTAAGACGGAAAGAGCTTCCGCTGCTGGATCCGCAGAGTTGGGATGATCGGAATGATCGCTACTTCATGAGCCTCTACAAAGAAGCGCAGGAGATCAACGGGCTTTACGCACTGTGCGCGGCGACCTGCTCAGAGACCTACCATCACTGGCGCGTCTTCACCGCCGCCGCAGATGGTGCCTGCATCGAGATCAAGCGAGGGCCGCTAGAAACCGCTTTGTCAGCGCTCCCCGGAGTGCGCTTTGGCAAGATCGAGTATCTACTCCTTGACGACGTGGAGCAACTCGGTCCGGCAGATCGCGTCAGATTGCCATTCATAAAGCGAGCGGGGTTTAAGCCAGAAACCGAGTACCGTATCATTGCCGAGACTAGCG
The nucleotide sequence above comes from Sphingosinicella sp. BN140058. Encoded proteins:
- a CDS encoding SOS response-associated peptidase family protein produces the protein MAVAPDRFPLLPRAASGKLLDRKVTNVRNLTSPFWRSSLKDPARRCLVPVTGFCEWEGEKGAKREHWVSLRLPVFFRSLPSRCMGSTPSCGWVSQAARGEIAGHFCARPRPTRTNSLTRRGHDQAQQVYSTLYVNRRND
- a CDS encoding DUF2971 domain-containing protein, encoding MTKLNRFIRRYTSIAATIDILRRKELPLLDPQSWDDRNDRYFMSLYKEAQEINGLYALCAATCSETYHHWRVFTAAADGACIEIKRGPLETALSALPGVRFGKIEYLLLDDVEQLGPADRVRLPFIKRAGFKPETEYRIIAETSDAQTPALAVEFPIELINKIYLNPWLPASIADSLTGIFQSIPGCEGLSVSRSHLIDSGRWKRSGDRVVGKKKPPKIKLVKPAATSKAKSKPATKPKPRVKT